The following DNA comes from Noviherbaspirillum sp. L7-7A.
AACTGGACACAGGCGGCCTTGAGCACCCAGGCGCCCAGCAGGTTGATCAGGCCATTGCTTTCGGCCATCTGGATGAACTGGCTGGGCGAGATCAGCCCCAGTTCCGGGTGCATCCACCGCATCAGCGCCTCGAAACCCACGATCTCCCGGGTGACGGCATTGACGATGGGCTGGTAGTGCAGGAAGAACTCGCCGTTTCGCACGGCCTCGAACAGCGCCGCTTCCATCGACACGTCATGGTCGGGCGCGCTGAAGGTGGCGCGGCTGTAAATGACGCAGCGGGCGCGGCCGGTTTCCTTGGCGCGCGCCATCGCGGTGTCGGCATGGGCCAGGAGCCGTACTTCATTGTCGCCGTGCTCCGGATAGATGGCGGCGCCGACCGAGGTGGACAGATACAGCGACTGGCCTTCGATCTCGAACGGCAGCTGTATCGCGCTGATCATGCGGCGCGCTATCGGGTTGATTTCATCGGCGTGGGACGCGCCCGGCAGCACCACCATGAATTCGTCGCCGCCGATGCGGGCCAGGGTGTCGTTGTCGCGCAGCGCCTTCTGCAGGCGGCCGGCGGCCTCGCGCAGCAGCGCGTCGCCGGCGGCATAGCCGAGCGCATCATTGACTTTCTTGAAACCGTCGAGGTCGAGCGCCAGCACGGTGAAGCCGCGGCCGGTGCGCCGGGCATGGGAAATCGCCATGCGCAGCCGGTCCGACAGCAGCGCGCGGTTGGGCAGGCCGGTCAGTGCGTCGTGGGTGGCCAAATGCAGCAGACGCTCCTTGGTTTCCTGCTGCCCCGAAATATTGCGCCCCACCACCAGCACTTCGGTGCGCCCATCCAGATCGGGATGGGCGGACAGTTCCAGTTCAAACCAGTGCAGGCCGGTGCTCGTATGGACCCGCACATTGACC
Coding sequences within:
- a CDS encoding GGDEF and EAL domain-containing protein, whose protein sequence is MPNDVLIEHLKGQLTRLTESAGDLVFTLTENGEILHASQRAIGIIAPGAVLCGSMLIERVDTPDRAGLVSVMAQVIASGLHDRVNVRVHTSTGLHWFELELSAHPDLDGRTEVLVVGRNISGQQETKERLLHLATHDALTGLPNRALLSDRLRMAISHARRTGRGFTVLALDLDGFKKVNDALGYAAGDALLREAAGRLQKALRDNDTLARIGGDEFMVVLPGASHADEINPIARRMISAIQLPFEIEGQSLYLSTSVGAAIYPEHGDNEVRLLAHADTAMARAKETGRARCVIYSRATFSAPDHDVSMEAALFEAVRNGEFFLHYQPIVNAVTREIVGFEALMRWMHPELGLISPSQFIQMAESNGLINLLGAWVLKAACVQLKRLQEVAGRELYVSVNVSPRQFRNDQFLGLMEDALKLSGLHGRQLLLEITEGILMSDPAHAEALLLQIAARDVRIAIDDFGTGYSSLAYLKRFPISTLKIDRAFIKDLPQSVKDAAICNVVLSLAQHLNLTTVAEGVENEEQLQFLSHQGCSLIQGYHTGRPMMFDDAMDVLGAGAAELALP